GCTGTCCATTTCGAGTCGGTGTTCTTGCTCGCGTTCGGGGCCTCAAGCCCCATCAACTGTTTAAACCATCCCATTGGTGATTTCCTTGAGGCGAGTGGAGGCGATGTAGAAGAGTTCGCCGCCCTCAACGCGGGTGGCGCCGGGCGGGTTGATCGAAGGTTGTCGGGCGCCTTTGGCGCGGTAGCCGATAAGCGTCGCGTTGTGGCGTTCTTTCATCTGTGCGTACAGATCGCCGAACGTTGCTTCAAAGGTCTCGGGTAGTTTCATCAGGTACTGGGTGGCGCCTTGACCCACGCACAGTAATTCATTGATGACCACGGATGAACCCGGATCCTGAGAGGCACGCACCAGCATCTCGATGGCCATGCTTGAAGTGCATTCCAGGCTGGGCGCGTAGGCGCTGGCGAGTGCAGCGATTTCACTTTCATTGAAGTGGGCGACCACATGCCCGGCAGGGCCCAGTTGATTGACCGCCAGCACCGTGGCCAGGGTCAGGTCGTCTGAATGGGTTCGCACCAGCACGCGCTCGGCGCCGGGAACGCCAGCGCGCAACAACAATGCACTGGAAGACAGGCTTTCGCCTTTGATGAAGGACGCTTTGCCCGGCATGGGGTTTTCGTCGAGGTCGCAATCGCAAATGACGATCAGGTTGTCATTGGACGTTTCGTCCTGCAGCAGTAACTCAATGACCCGCTCGCTGGACGCGCCTTCCCAGCCGATGAGAACCGTATGGCCGACCTTGCCGGTGAAATCGCCTTTGCCCTTCATGCCTTTTCTCCATACATCGATGACGCTGCTGGTGGTTTTGCCGATGGCTGCCGTCAGCAGCGCAATGCCCCCGAGCATGACCCAGGTAGCCACGAAAATTCGTCCCGCCGATGTCTGCGGCGCGAGATCGCCATAGCCGACGGTGAGTGTGGTGGTGAGATAGAAGTAGGTAAACGTGGCGGGGGCGGTGAGGTGTTGTTCGCCCAGAAGCACCAGGCCGATATAGGCCGTGCTCAGATGGATGCCCAGCGCAATGGCCAGGCCTGCCCAGCCGAACCGATGGAAGAAGGACGAGGCGTACGTGCGCAATAAAAGGAAAATCGACATTACATCCCTGACTCCGTGGGGGGCTTATTCCTGGCGACGTAATCGCTCTGGCGTCTGAGTGCTCAAATGCGGTTACCGGGCGGCATTAAACCTGCTGCGCGGCGTAGATAACAGTACCTTGGCTGCAATAAATCCGGCGATCGCACCAAAAATATGCCCTTCGAAGGACATGCCCTGGCGGGGAAAGAAGCCAAAGATCAGGCCGCCATAGAGCAGAGCCACGACACTGGCCGTGATCAGGTTGCTCCAGCTCCTCTGGAACCAGGCGCGCGACAGGAGGTACGCCCACAGCCCGAATACCCATCCGCTGGCACCGATGTGTACGCCTGCGAAACCGAACAGCCAGACCAGCGTACCGCCCAGCAGAATAATGATGGCGCTGACGACCACGAACCGGCTGAGCCCTTCGGCAATGACCAGGGTACCGAGGATCAAAAAGGCAATCAGGTTGGTGCTCAGGTGCGCAAAGGACCCGTGCAAGAAAGGCGAGGTGATGATGCCGACCAGTCCCTGCAGTGTTCTCGGCACCAGGCCGAAGGCAATAAGACTGTAGCCGGTCGCCACATTGAGCAGTTGCAGCGCGACCATGAAGATGGCCACGCCTGCGATTGTCTTGAAACCCTTCAGGGTATCCATCCGTGACCTCGAGTCGACAAAAGAAGGGCATCGAATGAATGCCTGTCAGTTAAGAGATAGAGCGAGCGCTGAGTAAAATTGTGGCGAGGGAGCTTGCTCCCGCTGGACTGCGCAGCAGTCCTTTTTTTGGAGCCGCTTCGCGGCCCAGCGGGAGCAAGCTCCCTCGCCACAGGTTCAGTGCGCTTGACTGACTGGCATCAGGGCAATGAATGCCCTTCCTTCCGCGCAGTGACCGGGTTACTCAGCCGATTTTTTCTTCAGGCGTTCCAGAATCGCATTGGCGCTGCCTTCGTTCGGCGTGATGCCGGCTTCACGCAGCTTGCGCTCCAGGTCGGTGCCGGTCGACGCATCGGCCAGTTGGTCCTGGGCTTCCAGTTCAGCGGCGCGTTGCTGCTGCTTGGCCTGCAGGCGGTTCAGAGTGCCGACGGCGGTTTCCAGTTTGCCGTTGGCACCGCCACTGGCGATCGAAGCGCTGACCTGGGCTTTCTGTACGCTTTCGCGCGCCTTGGCCATGTCCACTTGCTGACGCAGGCTTTTGATGCGGCTTTCAGCCTTGGTTATGTCTTTGCGCATGTTGTCCGCGTAACCGCCGAATTCGGTGGCCTGCTTTTGCTCGACATCCAGTTCATTGGTCAGGGTCGAAATGGCTTCGGCCACTTCCAGTGCCAGGTCTTCGCGGTTGGCCTGGATCGCGGCCAGGGCCTTGGATTCCAGATCCTTGATCTTGGCGTTGTACTCGCTGACGCGGTCAGCCGACAGTTTGTGCTTGGCCATGATGGTGACCAGCTCACGCTTGGCGTTGGCCAGCGCGCTGTCAGCATCACGAATTTCCTGGTCGAGGATGCGCAGGGCTTGTTGGTCGACGATCGATTCGCCGACTTCGTTGGCACCGCCACGCAGCGCGGTGAACAATTTGCTCCAGATGGACTGAGTCATTGGATATTTCCTGTTCCCGAAAAATTAGATGAAGAAACGTTCAAAGGCTTCGCTGGCGCGCTGGACGTTGTCGACGAGGGTTTTGACCTCGGTCACGACGTTGGTCAGGCTGGAGTCGGAGCTCAACGCGCCGAACATGTTGTAAACGACCTGCCCGTTGGGCATGGACTCGATACCGATCGAGGACAGCGGGAACATTTCCCGGCTGCGCAGAACGGCATCATTGAATGCCGGTACGTCGTTGATGGACTCGACATCGACCAGAACGGTGTCCACGATGACCTGATCACCAACCACGGCGATGTAAATCGGCAAGCCACCGAAATCGTTCATTTCCAGCTTGATGCTGGACTCGGAGCCTTGAACGAGGGAGAGGGTGATGTCGTTCGAAACCACTTCGTCGAGGGCCTGAAGGGCGCTGTAGAGGCGATCGATGTTCCAGTTATTACCTGCGCTCATGTAATTCTCCGACATGAATGAGCCAGCCAGAATCGGTTGGCGTAGCTGTTTCTCCATCTGCTTGAGCAGGCTTCGGTTTTCGGGAAGCACCCAAGTCTCGTGTTTCACATAACCGGCGGCACCCAGGCCCGCACGCATCTGCTTCATGTAGAAGCTGGATGGTTTTTTCGCGGACGGTTTTGAGCGCTCTCCCTTTTGGCTCGCTGAATCGGTAACAGACCCGGTAGGCGGATCTGCTGGAGAGCTGCTTTTCATGATGCTGACCCCGTTGTGAAAAACTCACGCGTGAGAAACACTACAGGCAATTTTTGCGGACCTCAATAGCTCACGCGTGAGATTTTTTGACTGTTGCACAGGGTATGACAATAGAAGGTCATGTGGGAGCGGGCTTGCTCGCGAAGGCGGCGAGACAGTCAACATTGATGTTGCCTGATACACCGCTTTCGCGAGCAAGCCCGCTCCCACAGGTTACTCATTTAACCAGCCAGAAAGTCGTCAGTGGACACCACGTTGGCATAGGCAAAACCCAGGGCTGACATGAAGGCGGCGTGAACGTGGGCGGCCGGGACAGTGACACCGTTGAACTCCAGGTCAAGGGTGGCGCAGGCATCGTGGACGACGGTAACGGTGTAGCCCAGGTCGGCCGCGGCGCGGGTGATGCCGTCGATGCACATATGGCTCATGCTCCCGACCACCACCAGGTGCTCGATGCCTTGCTGGTCGAGGATGGACTCCAGTTCGGTCTCGCGGAACGAGTTGACGAAATGCTTGAGCACCACCGGCTCGTCGGCGCGGTTGAGGACTTTGGGGTGCAACCTCGCGCCGTCGGAGCCCGGCGTGAAGAACGGTGCGGCGTCGGAGGTGAATTCATGGCGGATATGCACCACCGGATCACCGGCTTCGCGAAACGCCTGAATTAACCGCGCGGCGTTGTCCGCTGCGGCGTCGGCGCCCACCAGCGGCCACTTGCCCTGAGGGAAGTAGTCGTTCTGGATATCGACTACGATGAGTGCTTGCTTGGCCATGACTGTTTCCTCTAAGTGTGTGTCGGGTGTGGAATCAAGTATTGGGTTTAGCGGGCGGCTTGAGGATTGGCCGCACCGACAATAGAAGGGGGAAAACTGACAATGGGTGTAGAAAGGGCAGTCGCCGAACTGGGAGTGCTGATCTATCCCGGTGCACAGATGGCGGCAGTGCATGGGCTGACGGACCTGTTCGGTGTGGCCAACCGGATCGCCGCCGAGCATCAGGCGGCGCAGCTACCATTGCTGCGGGTCAGTCACTGGCAGGTCGAGGGCGATCAAGCGCCCGAGCGGGCCTATGACACTCATCCTGGCCCGGCCGGCGCATTGGTCGCCGTGTTGATCCCGCCCTCGATCGGAGGTTTTTCCGAGGGGCAGGCGCCCCAAGGGCTAACTCACTGGCTTCGTCAGCAACATGCCAACGGTGCGACCCTCGGTGGGGTCTGCGTGGGTTCTATTCTGTTGGCCGAAAGCGGTCTGCTCGATGGTCGTAGCGCCACCACCCACTGGACCTCGGCCAAGGCTTTCGCCGAGCGTTTCCCGGCGATCAAGCTCAAGGCTGACACGCCCATTGTCGACGATGGTGACCTGATCACTACTGCCGGGTTAATGGCCTGGTCAGAGCTGGGATTGCGGTTGGTGAACCGCTTGCTCGGGCCGAGCATTGCGACCGGCACAGCGCGGTTTCTGGTGGTGGAACACAGCGACAGCGCGAGCGAGTGCGGCAGTAATTTTTCACCGATTCTCAGCCATGGCGATGCGTCGATTCTCAAGGTCCAGCATTGGCTGCAAAGCACCGGGGCGACCGATGTCTCATTG
This genomic stretch from Pseudomonas wuhanensis harbors:
- a CDS encoding ion channel — protein: MSIFLLLRTYASSFFHRFGWAGLAIALGIHLSTAYIGLVLLGEQHLTAPATFTYFYLTTTLTVGYGDLAPQTSAGRIFVATWVMLGGIALLTAAIGKTTSSVIDVWRKGMKGKGDFTGKVGHTVLIGWEGASSERVIELLLQDETSNDNLIVICDCDLDENPMPGKASFIKGESLSSSALLLRAGVPGAERVLVRTHSDDLTLATVLAVNQLGPAGHVVAHFNESEIAALASAYAPSLECTSSMAIEMLVRASQDPGSSVVINELLCVGQGATQYLMKLPETFEATFGDLYAQMKERHNATLIGYRAKGARQPSINPPGATRVEGGELFYIASTRLKEITNGMV
- a CDS encoding rhomboid family intramembrane serine protease, which encodes MDTLKGFKTIAGVAIFMVALQLLNVATGYSLIAFGLVPRTLQGLVGIITSPFLHGSFAHLSTNLIAFLILGTLVIAEGLSRFVVVSAIIILLGGTLVWLFGFAGVHIGASGWVFGLWAYLLSRAWFQRSWSNLITASVVALLYGGLIFGFFPRQGMSFEGHIFGAIAGFIAAKVLLSTPRSRFNAAR
- a CDS encoding PspA/IM30 family protein, encoding MTQSIWSKLFTALRGGANEVGESIVDQQALRILDQEIRDADSALANAKRELVTIMAKHKLSADRVSEYNAKIKDLESKALAAIQANREDLALEVAEAISTLTNELDVEQKQATEFGGYADNMRKDITKAESRIKSLRQQVDMAKARESVQKAQVSASIASGGANGKLETAVGTLNRLQAKQQQRAAELEAQDQLADASTGTDLERKLREAGITPNEGSANAILERLKKKSAE
- a CDS encoding YjfI family protein, translating into MKQMRAGLGAAGYVKHETWVLPENRSLLKQMEKQLRQPILAGSFMSENYMSAGNNWNIDRLYSALQALDEVVSNDITLSLVQGSESSIKLEMNDFGGLPIYIAVVGDQVIVDTVLVDVESINDVPAFNDAVLRSREMFPLSSIGIESMPNGQVVYNMFGALSSDSSLTNVVTEVKTLVDNVQRASEAFERFFI
- a CDS encoding cysteine hydrolase family protein, with protein sequence MAKQALIVVDIQNDYFPQGKWPLVGADAAADNAARLIQAFREAGDPVVHIRHEFTSDAAPFFTPGSDGARLHPKVLNRADEPVVLKHFVNSFRETELESILDQQGIEHLVVVGSMSHMCIDGITRAAADLGYTVTVVHDACATLDLEFNGVTVPAAHVHAAFMSALGFAYANVVSTDDFLAG
- a CDS encoding GlxA family transcriptional regulator, whose product is MGVERAVAELGVLIYPGAQMAAVHGLTDLFGVANRIAAEHQAAQLPLLRVSHWQVEGDQAPERAYDTHPGPAGALVAVLIPPSIGGFSEGQAPQGLTHWLRQQHANGATLGGVCVGSILLAESGLLDGRSATTHWTSAKAFAERFPAIKLKADTPIVDDGDLITTAGLMAWSELGLRLVNRLLGPSIATGTARFLVVEHSDSASECGSNFSPILSHGDASILKVQHWLQSTGATDVSLAAMAERAGLEERTFLRRFRAATGLKPTEYCQHLRVGKAREMLEFTNGTIDHIAWTVGYQDPSAFRATFKKITGLAPSDYRARFGASATAAVAR